TAACaaagtttgagactttgagtttGCTAATATCTGTTTTGTAATAAATCTGGTTAATTGCTCCATTGGTAACCGGTAACCCTAATCAGGGGATCAACAAAACGGCACCGTTTCATGGGCATTAACAAAAACACAAACCCCACCAATCGAAATCATTTCGAGTCACAGCTCCCAAGTCGCCCTTTACAGATCGAAGTGCACACACACTTCAAACTCGCAAAGGGCAACTCTCCTCTGCGACGCGTTTCAAACTTTTAAACAAATCCGGACCGTTCATTTCTATGTCCACCCCCCTAAAACTCAACGTCAAGATTCTGACAGTTCCAGCACAGAAACaccttcctctcttctctccccCTGAATATTCTTCTGCCTCCGCCACTCCGTTTTGGCCCCATTCAAATCAATCTCAGAGAAATCCTACTTCGTTTCAAATGGCGGACGAAGAAGAATCGGAGCTAAGCGAGAAGCAGAAGATTGATATAGCCAAGTGGTTCCTCCTCAACTCTCCTCCCGGTGAAATCCAATTCGTCGCCGAAGGTATCCAATTTCCTTCCGCTTCTTCTGAATTCCAAATTCAATTCCCAAACGACGCCGTTTGCATTCCCCCCCGCCTGAATCGAAGTTTCTAATTTTGTTCGTTTGTTTAAAaaagtttcggtttttgatcgaTCGTGTCAATCAATCACATTATTTGATTTTGGTGGCAGATGTGAAGGCGGTAGTCAACGACGACGTTTTGTACGAAGAAGCAGCTTCAGTGGCTTTTCCACTGTATAACAAATCACACATGATTTCGCTGGAAATGCCTGGTGGAATTGGAGATGTAAGTTTATTAACAACTCCCTTCTTGTTTTAGTGTTTGATTGCTATGATCCTATTTTGTCAAATTTGCGAAAAAATTTCGAGCTTCTATGTATGTTGTGCTAGATACATTGGATTTTATCTTGGTAGCTGTTTGTGTGAGCAGGTTCTAGTTACATCTTTCGGAGAGCTCCGTGAGAATGAGTACCTTGATCCCAGGACTGCTCATGTTGCCGTAGTTGACCATATCAAACAGGCAAGTCTTGTACTTTTGCTCCATTATTAATGCTACGAACAAGTTGGTGAAGCATACAGGAGTTTGTTTAGTTTAAAGTTTGGAATATAGGGTAGTCTAGGATTTCGTACTTGCTTGCTCGAAGCAAAAGGGATATAAACCCTGATAAGGGCACGGCTGCTTTTATTACTTCTTTCCTTACATATGGGGTATCCTTATGTTAAAACATCAATGCAATTATTAGTTCTTTCTGTCATGATAGGCCACCCACAgcttttgttgaaattggtcCTTGACGGTGAACTTTAGCTTAATTTGTTGAGCAGTTTGGTGTACTGCTTGCTGAGATTGATTTATCTATATTTGTcgagtctatatatatatatatatatatatatatatatatatatatatatatgatacctTTCATCAAAGATAAGATGTCCTGTTCTAAAAGCTTTACTTACCTGTGTTTTTTTAACCTCCATTTTAAGTATATCATATGTTACAGAACACCTTGTGGACTTGTTGAAGCATTATCACATCATGCATGTGCCTTCTATTCTCCTTGTTTTGTTTgtgtcacatttttttttttttttggatctttTCATTTACCAATTATTTAATGCTAAAATTGGTTCAGGTTTGTCCAGACGTGAGACCTGCATTGGATGAGGAACTTCCTTCCGCATATGTTGAGGAATTCAGGTACATGTTATGAGTTTTATGGCAACCATTTCTGTAAGTATGTTTTTTCAATATCTTTAAAAGCCAAATTGAGCATTATGCTCCAGAATATTTGACTTAATATTAGATGCTCAGCTCTATCATAGGCATTTACATTCATGCACTTAATCCATGTACTTTTATGTAGCCAATGTTTCAGATTAGCTTCTTCTTTCGTGTCTACTTCGATACATCAAACTATGGTTTTACTTCATTTGGTAACTTAAGGTTTGAAATGTAGTTTCTAAATGGACTGAGATAGAGCTATCAAATAAAtcttattctcatcaatttaaCTTTTAAGAGTGCTCTTTTAATAGCCATACAAGAATAAACAACTATTGATGAATTTTGTGTAACATAATGGACCATACTTGTCTTAATTGCATTTGTGGGTGCATGCTGGCTCGTGTGGGTTTCTGTGTATTTGGGTAGGGTTGTGTAATTCCTTACTCTTTTGTTTCAGGTGTGCTTTGGATGGAGAAATACTTAGATATGTGGGTGAAGCTTATCCAAAAGGAGTCTGCTCAGTGTACTGTGGGAATGGTAA
Above is a genomic segment from Rosa chinensis cultivar Old Blush chromosome 3, RchiOBHm-V2, whole genome shotgun sequence containing:
- the LOC112192860 gene encoding F-actin-capping protein subunit alpha, which codes for MSTPLKLNVKILTVPAQKHLPLFSPPEYSSASATPFWPHSNQSQRNPTSFQMADEEESELSEKQKIDIAKWFLLNSPPGEIQFVAEDVKAVVNDDVLYEEAASVAFPLYNKSHMISLEMPGGIGDVLVTSFGELRENEYLDPRTAHVAVVDHIKQVCPDVRPALDEELPSAYVEEFRCALDGEILRYVGEAYPKGVCSVYCGNGKDAEGPGSDFELVVVISAARHSPQNFCNGSWRSVWSIEFKDEVQVLELKGKLQVGAHYFEEGNVQLDAKHECKDSTIFQSSEDSAITIGNIIRQHEAEYLASLEASYSNLPDTTFKDLRRKLPVTRTLFPWQNTLQFSLTRDITKELGIGK